In Synechococcus sp. UW69, a single genomic region encodes these proteins:
- the psb27 gene encoding photosystem II protein Psb27 yields the protein MLSALTRLLRPLSRAAVALGLGLCLFLTACSGDAEARLSGNYVEDTVAVSRTLRTVIDLPQDDPTHAEAEADARSLINDYMSRYRPQPRVNGLSSFTTMQTALNSLAGHYTSYANRPLPEALHDRIAKELSKAEKSVVRGS from the coding sequence ATGCTCTCCGCACTGACACGCCTGCTTCGCCCCTTGAGCCGGGCTGCTGTAGCCCTCGGCCTGGGCTTATGCCTTTTTCTAACCGCCTGCAGTGGTGATGCTGAAGCCCGTTTGAGCGGCAATTACGTGGAAGACACCGTGGCGGTCTCCCGCACGTTGCGAACGGTGATCGACCTGCCCCAGGACGATCCAACCCACGCCGAAGCCGAAGCGGACGCTCGGTCACTGATCAACGACTACATGTCCCGCTACCGGCCTCAGCCGCGCGTGAACGGACTCAGCTCCTTCACAACAATGCAGACCGCACTGAACTCTCTGGCGGGTCACTACACCTCCTATGCCAACCGTCCCCTTCCTGAGGCACTCCATGACCGGATCGCCAAGGAATTAAGCAAAGCCGAGAAGTCTGTGGTCCGGGGCAGCTGA
- a CDS encoding adenylosuccinate synthase, with protein sequence MFLANVVVIGAQWGDEGKGKITDLLSRSADVVVRYQGGVNAGHTIVVDERVLKLHLIPSGILYPDTICLIGSGTVVDPKVMLGELDMLIANDIDISGLRLASTAHVTMPYHRLLDQAMEKQRGARRIGTTGRGIGPTYADKSQRSGIRVIDLLDEQRLRERLEGPLQEKNELLETIYGVAPLNAEDVIKEYLEYGKRLAPHVVECTQAIHQAARDRKNILFEGAQGTLLDLDHGTYPYVTSSNPVSGGACIGAGVGPTLIDRVIGVAKAYTTRVGEGPFPTELSGSLNDQLTERGGEFGTTTGRRRRCGWFDGVIGRYAVQVNGLDCLAVTKLDVLDELDEIQVCVAYELNGERIEHFPSSAEDFAQCKPIFKTLPGWQCSTEECRSLEDLPKPAMDYLRFLADLMEVPIAIVSLGASRDQTIVVEDPIHGPKRALLSA encoded by the coding sequence GTGTTCTTGGCCAACGTTGTCGTCATCGGAGCGCAGTGGGGTGACGAGGGAAAAGGAAAGATCACCGATCTCCTCAGCCGCTCGGCCGATGTGGTGGTGCGCTATCAGGGTGGTGTGAATGCAGGCCACACGATCGTCGTTGACGAACGTGTCCTGAAATTGCACCTCATTCCCTCTGGAATCCTCTATCCCGACACGATCTGCCTGATTGGGTCAGGAACGGTCGTGGATCCCAAGGTGATGCTTGGTGAGCTCGACATGCTCATCGCCAATGACATCGATATTTCGGGCCTGCGCTTGGCATCCACGGCTCACGTGACGATGCCGTACCACCGCCTGCTCGATCAGGCCATGGAGAAGCAACGCGGAGCGCGTCGGATCGGAACAACTGGCCGCGGAATCGGCCCCACCTATGCGGACAAGTCGCAGCGCAGCGGCATCCGCGTGATCGACCTGCTGGACGAACAACGGCTGAGGGAACGCCTTGAGGGGCCTCTGCAGGAAAAGAACGAACTTCTTGAAACCATCTACGGCGTTGCTCCTCTGAACGCCGAGGATGTCATCAAGGAATATCTGGAATACGGGAAGCGCCTCGCACCCCACGTTGTGGAGTGCACCCAGGCCATTCACCAGGCTGCCAGGGATCGCAAAAACATCCTGTTCGAAGGAGCCCAGGGCACGCTGTTGGACCTGGACCATGGCACCTACCCCTACGTCACCTCGTCCAATCCCGTCTCCGGAGGGGCCTGCATCGGTGCGGGCGTCGGTCCGACTCTGATTGACCGTGTTATCGGCGTCGCCAAGGCCTACACCACCCGTGTGGGTGAGGGCCCCTTCCCAACGGAACTGAGCGGGAGCCTGAATGATCAGCTCACCGAACGCGGTGGGGAATTCGGAACCACCACTGGCCGGCGGCGGCGCTGCGGTTGGTTTGACGGTGTGATCGGTCGCTATGCCGTGCAGGTGAACGGCTTGGACTGTCTGGCCGTGACCAAGCTGGATGTTCTGGATGAACTCGACGAGATCCAGGTTTGCGTGGCCTATGAGCTCAACGGCGAGCGGATCGAGCACTTCCCTAGCAGTGCCGAGGACTTCGCCCAGTGCAAGCCCATCTTCAAAACACTGCCTGGCTGGCAATGCTCAACCGAGGAATGCCGCAGTCTTGAGGATCTCCCCAAACCGGCCATGGATTACCTGCGCTTCCTCGCGGATTTGATGGAAGTGCCGATCGCCATCGTCTCGCTTGGTGCCAGCCGTGATCAGACCATCGTTGTGGAAGATCCGATCCATGGCCCGAAACGCGCGTTGTTGAGCGCCTGA